A genomic segment from Anaerolineales bacterium encodes:
- a CDS encoding methionine--tRNA ligase codes for MTNNILIAIAWPYANSQIHVGNITGSHLPGDIVARYHRLKGNRVLMVSGTDSHGTPVTLRADAEGRPAEQVYQYFHNQFLELFQKAGISYDLFTSTHTENHFKVAQSMFLALDKNGFLYTESRPQWYSPQAKRFLPDRYVEGTCYICGFEGARSDQCDRCGSVLEPEKLLNPHYKLDGSTPELRETRHYFLDLSKLEPEVEQFLRQRQDYWRETVVGQSLGQIESEGLLPRPITRDLDWGIPVPVDGWEGKCLYVWFEAVIGYLSATIEWAKITAQPEAWRDWWTDLSAKAFYFIGKDNIFFHAAFWPAQLKGVGKEFVEIFTEDEGVPLNLPYDIPANQFMNLEGQKISGSRNWAIWGLDFLSRYDADALRYYLTINMPELRDSDWDWDEFIARNNGELVATWGNLVNRVLPFAYKHWDGVVPEPGELRPKDKEIIATIENGFTKVGSYLEAVSLRAALNEALRLAAEGNKYLADHKPWDEVKIDKAVAAKTIYTGLRIVDSLKVLFAPFIPFSSERLNTYLGYSQPLFGEQYIEPQADRLGIHNTLRYRPPQEAGHWQASNLRPGQRLNPPAALFKKLEPALAQEERAKLGEPIS; via the coding sequence ATGACCAACAACATCCTGATCGCCATCGCCTGGCCTTATGCCAACTCACAGATCCACGTGGGCAATATCACCGGCTCGCATCTCCCGGGTGATATCGTGGCGCGCTATCATCGTCTCAAGGGTAACCGGGTGTTGATGGTTTCTGGCACCGATTCGCATGGCACGCCGGTAACGCTGCGCGCCGATGCCGAGGGGCGGCCTGCAGAGCAGGTGTATCAGTACTTCCACAACCAGTTCCTCGAGCTGTTCCAGAAGGCCGGCATAAGCTATGACCTGTTCACCAGTACCCACACGGAAAACCACTTCAAGGTGGCCCAATCCATGTTCCTGGCACTAGACAAGAATGGTTTCCTTTACACCGAATCGCGCCCGCAGTGGTATTCGCCTCAGGCTAAACGTTTCCTTCCGGATAGATACGTGGAAGGCACGTGCTATATCTGCGGGTTCGAAGGGGCACGCTCCGACCAGTGTGACCGCTGTGGTAGTGTGCTTGAACCCGAAAAACTGCTTAACCCGCACTATAAGCTGGACGGCTCCACCCCTGAGCTGCGTGAGACCCGGCATTATTTCCTGGATCTCTCGAAGCTGGAGCCGGAAGTTGAGCAATTCCTGCGCCAGCGGCAGGATTACTGGCGTGAGACCGTGGTGGGGCAATCCTTGGGACAGATCGAAAGTGAAGGTTTACTTCCCCGCCCCATTACCCGTGACCTGGATTGGGGCATCCCCGTCCCGGTGGATGGCTGGGAAGGCAAGTGCCTGTATGTGTGGTTCGAGGCAGTCATCGGTTATCTGTCTGCCACCATCGAATGGGCAAAAATAACCGCTCAGCCCGAAGCATGGCGTGACTGGTGGACCGACCTGTCTGCCAAAGCGTTTTACTTCATCGGTAAAGATAACATATTCTTCCATGCAGCCTTTTGGCCAGCGCAGCTCAAGGGGGTGGGCAAGGAATTCGTGGAAATATTTACCGAAGACGAAGGTGTACCACTCAACCTGCCGTATGACATCCCGGCTAACCAATTCATGAACCTGGAAGGGCAAAAGATCTCTGGCAGCCGCAACTGGGCCATCTGGGGGCTTGATTTTCTGTCCCGCTACGATGCAGATGCGCTGCGTTATTACCTGACGATTAATATGCCCGAGTTACGCGACTCCGATTGGGACTGGGATGAATTTATCGCCCGCAACAACGGTGAGCTGGTGGCCACCTGGGGCAACCTGGTAAACCGGGTGCTGCCCTTTGCTTACAAGCATTGGGATGGGGTTGTGCCTGAGCCTGGCGAGCTTCGCCCCAAGGATAAGGAGATCATTGCCACCATTGAGAATGGCTTTACAAAAGTTGGCAGCTATCTTGAGGCAGTCAGCTTGCGTGCAGCCTTGAATGAAGCACTACGCCTGGCTGCGGAAGGCAACAAATATCTGGCCGACCACAAGCCCTGGGACGAGGTCAAGATCGATAAAGCTGTAGCCGCCAAGACCATCTATACCGGGTTGCGCATAGTCGACTCTTTGAAAGTCCTGTTTGCACCGTTTATCCCGTTTAGCAGCGAGCGCTTGAACACCTACCTGGGCTACAGCCAGCCGTTGTTCGGCGAACAATACATTGAACCTCAAGCTGACCGGTTGGGTATCCATAATACGTTAAGATACCGCCCACCCCAAGAAGCAGGGCACTGGCAGGCATCCAACCTGCGGCCCGGCCAGCGCCTGAACCCGCCTGCCGCCCTGTTCAAGAAGCTGGAGCCTGCTCTGGCCCAGGAGGAACGAGCCAAGCTAGGCGAGCCGATATCGTAA